GTGGCACGGGCGACCACGCCGGGAGACTTCGTTCTCCAGCCGGCCCACGCAGAGGAGATGTACGGGCCGGAGACCTTCGGTCGATCCGACGGCGGACGCATCCTGGTGATCGATCGCAGCCAGGTGGCGGGACGGTAGATGAAGGGCGACCGGCCAGACCCGGGATCGCCTCACGTGGCGGGCGCCGCGCCAGAGCCCGGGAGCGATCCCGGGGGCGCAATGTCTTTCAGGGCGGCGCCTGTCACGCGGGTGCGGCGCGCGCTGCGGATCGCCCTCCTGGGCGCGGCGGAGGGAGCGCTCGTCTGCGTGGTGATGGCGGCGGGATTCGTCGCGCTTCCTCTCCCGGGCGACCTGCTTCGCCGCGACGAGTTCGTGTCCATATCGTTCACGGATCGTGAAGGTGGGATCCTCCGCGAGCTTCGCTCGAGCGAGGACGGCCGGGCGACGCCGCTGCCCGGCGGCAGGGTGCCGCCGCTCGTCCGCGCGGCCTTCCTCGCCGCGGAGGATCGGCGCTTCGACCGGCATCCCGGCGTAGACCCGCTCGCGCTCGGACGGGCCGCGCTCCAGAACCTCCGGGCGGGAAGGGTCGTGAGCGGTGCTTCGACTCTGACCCAGCAGCTCGCGCGGCGCCTGGTGCCAAGGCCTCGGACCTTCGTGGGCAAGATGGGCGAGGCGCTCTGGGCGATCCGCCTCCACCTGCACCTTCCGCGGGAGGCGATCCTACGCGAGTACCTGGATCGCGTACCCCTCGGGAACTCGACCTTCGGAGTGGAGGCGGCGGCGCAGCTCTACTTCGGCAGGACCGCAGAGCGGCTCTCCGCCGGGCAGGCGGCGCTCCTCGCCGGAATGGCGAAGTCGCCGGCGAGGCTCGATCCCTACCGTCACGACGCGCGGTCGAAGGCCCGGATGCGGGCGGTGCTGGCGCGCATGGCGGAGCTCGGCGCGCTCTCGGAGGAGCAGGCCGCCGTGGCGGCGGAGACGCCTCTCGATCTCGTCCCAGCGTCGGCGGTCTTCGAGTCGCCTCACCTCATCGCAGCGCTGTCGGGCCGGCTGCCGGCGATGGGGCTTGGGCGTGCGGTCCGGATCCAGACGACGATCGATCCGGCGCTCCAGGCCGACGTGGAGGCGATGGTCCGGGACGAGGTCGCGGCCCTCGCCGGGCACAACGTAGGCCAGGCGGCGGTGGTGGTGGTCGACAACGCCAGCGGCGAGGTCCTCGCCTACGTGGGCTCGGCGGACTTCCTCGACGAGGAGCGCCAGGGCCAGAACGACGGCGTGCGGGCGCTCCGGCAGCCTGGGAGCGCGCTCAAGCCCTTCGTCTACGGGCGCGCGCTGGCGGACGGGAAGACGGCGGCCTCGGTCCTCTCGGACGTGGAGGTGCACCTCGCCACGCCCTCCGGCGACTACGTCCCGAAGAACTACGACCGGCGCACCCACGGCCCGGTGCGGCTGCGGACGGCGCTTGCCAGCAGCTACAATGTCCCTGCAATCCGCATCGCGGACGAGCTGGGGCCGGACCGCGCCCTCGCCACGCTGCGTGCGGCGGGCTTCGACTCCCTCACCGGGGATCCCTCGCACTACGGCGTCGGGATCGTCCTGGGGAACGGCGACGTCACCTTGCGGGAGCTCGCTCGGGCCTATCGCGGCCTCGCGCTCGGGGGCGTCCTCCGGCCACTCGCGGACGTGCGGCGGGCATGGGACGCCGAGGGAAGGGCCCTTCCGGTCGAGCGCGAGTTGGAGGAGCGGCGTTTCCTCCCGGCGCCAGCGGTGGAGCTCCTCACCGACATCC
The Vulgatibacter incomptus DNA segment above includes these coding regions:
- the pbpC gene encoding penicillin-binding protein 1C, giving the protein MSFRAAPVTRVRRALRIALLGAAEGALVCVVMAAGFVALPLPGDLLRRDEFVSISFTDREGGILRELRSSEDGRATPLPGGRVPPLVRAAFLAAEDRRFDRHPGVDPLALGRAALQNLRAGRVVSGASTLTQQLARRLVPRPRTFVGKMGEALWAIRLHLHLPREAILREYLDRVPLGNSTFGVEAAAQLYFGRTAERLSAGQAALLAGMAKSPARLDPYRHDARSKARMRAVLARMAELGALSEEQAAVAAETPLDLVPASAVFESPHLIAALSGRLPAMGLGRAVRIQTTIDPALQADVEAMVRDEVAALAGHNVGQAAVVVVDNASGEVLAYVGSADFLDEERQGQNDGVRALRQPGSALKPFVYGRALADGKTAASVLSDVEVHLATPSGDYVPKNYDRRTHGPVRLRTALASSYNVPAIRIADELGPDRALATLRAAGFDSLTGDPSHYGVGIVLGNGDVTLRELARAYRGLALGGVLRPLADVRRAWDAEGRALPVERELEERRFLPAPAVELLTDILEDEGARSPGFGLDNALRLPFKVAAKTGTSRAYVDNWTAGYTAERTVAVWVGNFDGKPMRGVSGITGAGPLFRRAMIRAMRGIHPSPLVDRSHFVVETICPLSGKRAGPACEGAIHEVFLPGTEPGETCPMHRLVPDEGRVGRAAGGGEGERMRPALDVGPGFYGWAHAEGIASAPLGPARPAGDGTGPRFLLPADGDEYLLETGIPLESQAIPIRVVAPAGQAELEVRLDDGSVVPLPSSFTARIPAERGRRRLELWARGGDAPLAVSRFVVR